The Desulfuromonadales bacterium region ACGGGCCGCTCTTTTTGCGGGCAAAGGGGGCCTCGGCTCTCGACCGGCGACAGCTGGCGGTGCTCGAAGCACTGCTGCAGTGGCGCACCGGCGAGGCGCAGCGGCGCGACTGCCCACCGTTCAAAGTGCTGGGAAACGCATCGCTGATCGAGCTGGCCAAGAACGCGCCGAAGAGCCCGCAGGGTCTGGTCGGCATCGAGGGGATATCTCCCCGGCTGGTCGACCGTTACGGCAGGCAGTTGTTGCAGGCCGTCGAGGTGGGGATGGCGGTGCCGGAACAGGATTTGCCCGTCTTCCCGCGGGGCGAGCGCCGGGAGAAGGACCCCGATGCGGAGCGCCGTTTCAAGCAGCTCAGGGAGTGGCGGCAGAAGCAGGCAGAGAAACTGTCGATGGAGCCGGGGGTTCTCATCAACAACGCCACCCTTGAGGAGATCGCCCGCCGCCGGCCCGCCTCGATTGCCGCCCTGGCTGAAGTGTCCGGCCTGAAGAGCTGGCAGCGCGAGGCGTTCGGGGCGGAGTTGCTGCGCGCCGCCGGCAAGCCCTGATGAAGAAGCTGCATGCCTTCGGTATCGGCGAGCGTCCCTTGGCCCTGCTGCTCAAGGAGTTGCTGGAAGGGGAGGGGATTGCCTGCCTGATTCGCAACGAGGAGCTCTTCGCTGCGATGGGAGAAATCCCTTTTGTCGAACTTTACCCTGAATTATGGGTGATCGATGACGAAATCTATCCGCGGGCCAGGGTGCTGGTCGACGGCTGGCTGCAGACCGATGCGCACAAGCCGGAGCCTTGGGTCTGCCCAGGCTGCGGTGAGAGGCTCGAGGGACAGTTCGGAGCGTGCTGGAAGTGCGGCAGAGAGAGGGCGTGAAGGCGCTTGCCTTGGTGGGGCGCCAGGCCTGTGCTGAGCCGGATGTTTAGTCTTTTTACGAAGGAGAATTCATGATGCGTATCGTTTGCCTGTCCTTGATTGTCGCCTTTGCCATTTCTGGTTGTATGGTCATTGCTCCGCCCGGACATGTCAAAAAGGGGGTCGGCGTCAAGTCCTCTGCCGAGTTGAAGGGCGACGGAGTCAAGGTCAAACTCAAGGCCAGGTGATCTTCCGGGAGGCTGCAGGCGGGCGGGCTCGTGGCGGTTGCCGGATCTGCGGTTTTTCCTTGTCCTTCTCAGCCCTGCCGTTTTCCCCTCCGGCTTCTCATCACGAAGAGGGAAGATTTCGATGTAATCGAATCGACGAAAGGAGAGCGTCCCGATGAACGAGCCCGGTGCCGGTCGCAACCAGTTCGCCAGTGACAACTACGCCGCCGTCTGCCCCGAGGCGTGGGAGGCGATGGCCGAAGTCAACGCCGGCTACGCCCCCTCCTACGGCGCCGACCCCTGGACGTCCAGGGCCTGCGACCTGCTGCGCGATTTCTTCGAGACCGACTGCCAGGTTTTTTTCGTCTTCAACGGCACGGCCGCCAACTCCCTGGCCCTGTCCAGCTTGTGCCACTCCTACCACAGCATCATCTGTCACGAACTCGCCCACATCGAGACCGATGAGTGCGGCGCTCCGGAGTTCTTCTCCAACGGCACCAAGATTCTGCTCGTTCCCGGCTTGCACGGGAAGGTGGACCTTTCGGCGGTGGAGCACAACGTCAAGCGGCGCAGCGACATTCATTATCCCAAACCGCGGGCGCTCAGCATCAGCCAGGCGACCGAGCTCGGCACCGTTTACACGAGGGAGGAACTGGCCACGGTCGGCGAGATGTGCCGGCGGCTGGGACTGCGCCTGCACATGGACGGCGCACGCTTCGCCAACGCAGTGGCCGCTTCCGGCGCCTCCCCCGCAGAGCTCTCCTGGCGGGCCGGGGTCGATGTGCTCTCCTTCGGCGGCGCCAAGTGCGGGATGGCGGTAGGGGAGGCGGTGGTTTTTTTCGACCGGGCGCTGGCCGAAGAGTTCGACTATCGCTGCAAGCAGGCCGGCCAGCTTGCTGCCAAGATGCGGTTTCTGGCCGCCCCGTGGATCGGTCTGCTGCGCGACGGGGCGCTGCTTCGCCACGCCGCCCATGCCAATGCCTGCGCAAGGCAGCTCGCCACGACGCTGACGGAGATCCCCGGCATCGAGGTGGT contains the following coding sequences:
- a CDS encoding low specificity L-threonine aldolase, with the protein product MNEPGAGRNQFASDNYAAVCPEAWEAMAEVNAGYAPSYGADPWTSRACDLLRDFFETDCQVFFVFNGTAANSLALSSLCHSYHSIICHELAHIETDECGAPEFFSNGTKILLVPGLHGKVDLSAVEHNVKRRSDIHYPKPRALSISQATELGTVYTREELATVGEMCRRLGLRLHMDGARFANAVAASGASPAELSWRAGVDVLSFGGAKCGMAVGEAVVFFDRALAEEFDYRCKQAGQLAAKMRFLAAPWIGLLRDGALLRHAAHANACARQLATTLTEIPGIEVVHPCQANAVFVSMPPRLIELLRLRGWQFYTFIGTGQARFMCSWSTTGADIAALVAEVRKLAQSP
- a CDS encoding DUF2007 domain-containing protein gives rise to the protein MKKLHAFGIGERPLALLLKELLEGEGIACLIRNEELFAAMGEIPFVELYPELWVIDDEIYPRARVLVDGWLQTDAHKPEPWVCPGCGERLEGQFGACWKCGRERA